Genomic DNA from Prunus persica cultivar Lovell chromosome G1, Prunus_persica_NCBIv2, whole genome shotgun sequence:
GCATTGTCAATTATAtctttgaaaaacaaaaagttgggtttgttttttgtgtgaatATTTATGCACTTAACATTTAAAACTACTGGGCCTTCGATAATTCAATACCATCCATGATTAGATTGAGCTTACTGAGTTTATCGCattatatttttcagttttgataTGGGCTGATCATCTGCCCATGTTCTTAAATTACTTGTCATTTTGAATTCTGCAGAAATGGGTACATAGCCTGCATTGCTGTTGGtagatataatttttaaaacattgTACATTTATGATGATCGTTGGTCAAGGAAAGCTGTTGATGACATCATTCCAAAAGGTTTACAATGAAAAGTTTTGCAGCAGCCCCTGCTCAGGTCATGGAACGACAAGTGAGGGTGCAATCACATGTTGGCTGCTACAGACTTCTCCACTGGTCATAGGATATAATTGGGCTTGCTGACGtgctgccttttttttttcttttttttttataaaaacatatTCGAATAcaccaattttttcttttttaaaaaataaaattaattttttaatttaatatttgttattaataaatatcttagccttatttaattactttaattactaactatatttcaattattatttgtttagtgaataattagtattcaaatattttaattaatttcataaattagtCAATAcatatagtaattaattattttaaattattttgtggacttttaaaaaaaaaattggtgcaaattagtttgtttagtttaatatttgtaattaagcAATATCTTAACCTTATTTaaatactttaattagtaattagttttacattattatttctttgttaattagttcttaaatattttaattaatttcataaattacttaataaatagtatttaattttaaaaaaaattcttttatggacttgaaaactatttttaaaatagtttctattttttaaaaatcctaGAAAATTCTTTTAGGTacctaaaaatattataaaaactattttagtattccaaaaatttgattttagcTTCGAAACCCCAAATTCAAGTCTCAAACCAAAAACTCCAACTTCCAAATTAATTCCAAAACCGTTCTCAAGTCTTGAACCATAATCATAAGTATACTCTATGGCACTTATAACTCGATTACACTTGAATACTCACGTAACTCTACCTAGTATTTTAGGTTAggcttaaatgttaaaatggtccttgtgttttatctcataggccaatttagtccatgtgttattaatttggccaatttggtccttgtgtttgtatatgttaGTCAATGTGGTCCATTcccttcaaaatataaaatataaaatatttaaaattaattaaaataaaaacggtaattgattataaaattttaaattcaatctgaaaatggaatattttttttttaaatttcacctTCCCCAATTTCGCGCACACACCTCAACCACCTCCCAAATCCAGCcaccctcaccaccaccactccaacCCCAAACCATAGCCACCCTCACCACCATTCCAACCCCACCTAACCacaacaactctctctctctctctctctctctctctctcttggcttCCTCTCTGACAAATCACGAAGATCTTCATAGCCGGTCACCGTAACCTTGATGGCTCTACCGCTAATTGATCATCCTCGCTGCAGCAAAAGTCAACGATATTCAGGCCAATGGAtcgaagaggagagagagatgaagggtagagtatgagaaaatcttaaacataagagagaagaaaaattgcaGCAAGAAAAGAGTAGGCATCAATTCAACTaagaacccttttttttcctacagGAATCGAGATCATTTGAGGTTGAGGTTGTGTGgcttttaatcattttagcattattattatttgagtttAAATCTTTAGAATTAATTAcagattaaatatttttatttatttataggttttaacataattttgacagaaaggatcaaatttgttaacatatacaaacacatggactaaattggccaaattaataACACAGAGACTAAATTGGCCAATAAGGTAAAACATAGGGACCATTTCGACATTTAAGCCTTTAGGTTACTCCCAGTGCTATATCGCTGGTCGCAAGTCTGCAACTTTTGGATTTTGTTGAATGAGAATGGGACGAGCTCAAAACGCGTTAACGGACTGTGGCCGTtgaccacccaaaaaaaaaaaaaaaaaaacaaccgtGTGGCCATTCTCCTGGTCCGTGTAGGACTAGGAACCCATGTTTCCGTAAAAGCCCATCCAATACAATGAGCCCAAAAGAAATAGAGTTCAAAGTAAAATTGAATTAGGTCGAGGGCATTATTGGTATAAAAAATATGCCGGTCTATATAAAGCCACGCTGTTATTGAAGATGCACTCGAGGATCTATTGCCGTCAAAAGACCTCCAAGCTAGAGAACCGAAAAACTCTGTGCTAGGGTTTTGCGAAAGTTCCGATCTAGTTAAGCGATTAGGTTGTggggaaattattttttgttaattgaAAGATGGCTCGGGCCTTGAAGTACACCTTTAGCGATTATGCGAGGAACGCAGTGAGTAGAGAGGCCTTGCTCGAACCGACTAAGGTTTGTTGAGCAATTTGGTTGTGCTTTTTCTGGGCCTCTCCCCCTATCTCTTTCTGCGACATGTAATCACTGTAATATATGCCTGACCTTGTATTCTAGCATTGTctgtcagttttttttaaacggTGGGTCTTGTGGGTATTCAAGAATGGCCTATTTTTATGATTCTTCCTTATCATGTAGGGATGGGGTTGATGGGTTTCCTGTGGAAActaatttgaaattatttttggtgATAGATCCCGATTTGTTCTTGGAAAATATAGACAAATCTGAGTTTTTCAAGGGAAAAATTGTAGGTTATTCTAAGTTTTTTTGGGGCAAATCTTGAACaaagtttgagtttttcttcgtgtatattaatatatcttgactccctttttttgttttttggtaattGAGATAGATCGTGAGTTTCTTTTTGCCATGTACTGACAAAAGAACTGTCTTTTTTTTCTGGAAAGAATTGTACGTTTGAACATGTATGTTACATAATTACTAATGCGAATCTTAgggtgttttaatttttttccagaTTAATATCACAACCCAAAACTACATTATATGTCCATTCGTTGATTGTAGTTGGGGTAAAGTTTGATCTTGGAAGGGTCAAGAACTCATAAGTTGATTTAGAATTGTGGTTTTCATTGACAAGAAATGAGAATTAGGTTATGGACCTTGTAATGGGTTATCACCGTTTCTATCTTGATTAGAAGCTGAATTTGTGGGGTTAACTGTGGTGTCATCAGGTTGGtgtaaattttgatttatctAAGTAGTTTACAGGTGTAGTTTTTACCAATTTCTTTCAGACTCCGAGAGTTCAGGACTTCATAGAATTTGAAGTTAAACTTTGGCTGTTGTAATTTGTAAGTAAGTGGCTTACCACTTAGTCGTCATCTGGTTAAGTATCTCGCTACTGTCTAGTAAAACTGTACTAACCTAAAATATAGTAATGGATCAATTGTTGGTTGTTTCTTTGATCTTATTTTCTGTGTCCCAACTCTTTTGTACTAACCTAAAATTTAGTAATGGATCAAATGTTGGTTGTTTCTTTGATCTTATTTTCTGTGTCCCAACTCTTCCTAGTAATGAGTCCGTGTAACATCAGCAGTTTCTCTACTTCTGTGCCTTAGTCATGTTTTACTGGTCTGCTCTACCAATCTTATTGAATTTATTCTGGTGCTTCAAAAGCTccagagagagatggagaaaaaTGGCAAGAGtcagaggaagaaagagagaagggagataAGGGGACAAGGGCGTAAAGAGAAGGATGAGTCCATACCTGGTTATGTTACTCTTCACAACGTGAAAAGCCTTGATGACAAAAAGTGTTTCCAGCAAAAGAAGGGTAAAAAAGGGGAAGCAAAGGGATGGTGTCCgcaaaaaattgaacatgAAGTTGATCAACTGGAGAGAAGTGACATTACGAACGAACATGGGCTGCCAACCTGTATTGAGAACAATTCCTACTTGTCTGATGGAACCCAAAGCAGCAAGAAAAGCAAGAACAATTCCTACTTGTCTGATGGAACCCAAAGCAGCAAGAAAAGCAAGCCTTTGATCGTGCGCATTAAATTGCTTAAGCACAGCGAACCAAATGCCTCACTTGCCTGCTCTCCTTCTGGAAGGGTAGATTTGCTTCCTCCAGAGAGAACGGAAGTTGTTCTTGCACCCAGTCAACCCAGTGCAGAGACAAATGTAGAACTCAGGCAGGTCTCTTCAAAACCTGACCAAGATTTACCCTGTTCAACATCAAAGGGGGTCGAAACTATTGGTCAGAAAAGAAGTGCGAGTGCTGCATTTGAAGATCAGATTCAGAGTGAAGATTCACTCTATGCAAGTCTGATTGAGAATTGGATCCCTCCACCGATTCAGTTTGCCGATgttggtgatggtgatgaagAATGGCTCTTTGGGACGAAGCATCAAAACAGATGTGGGTCCAAAAGATTTAAAGCTGCTAACAATGAGGTCTCCAGTTGTACAAGGAGCACGCTGTGGCCACAAGCACAGTGGTTGTTGGAGGCTGGTGTATATGCATTACCCTTCACGGTTCCATTCTAGTTTCTCGTACATTTCAAATGCGTGCCTTGAGAATTGCAAATGCTGCTCAACAGATGGCCAGTTGTTTTTTACTGTGCCAGATTGAAGTCTGAACAAGTCAGTTGTTTTTTACTGTGCCAGATTGAAGTCTTTCATTCTATGTTGCTACCGAGTTGTATAATTTAAGGTTGATTCATGATTTTTGCATCAGGCACCTCTCTACTTCTTTGAGAAAGGAAACCCCCAGATTACAAGTGCTGCAATCCAGGGATTggtgaagttaattaaaactGAGATGCAAAGCGACTCTACAAATGTGAGTCCAGCCCCAGATGCATTTTTCAGCAGCACATTGCGGTACACACAGTTCCAGAAACAGAAAGGTGGGGTAATGGGCGAGAAATATGCCCCTATCAAGGTCTGACTCTGGGTTAAAGAGATTGTCATATTTGAGGACATTAAAGTTTGGGGTTGAGAGGAAGAACGATGAGGAGCACCGACGTGTGAGCATAGTCTATGAAAAATGCCCCTGAATCCTAAATGAGCAGCAGCTATGTGCAGattcttttcctctttcccTTTAGGCAGTTGGCGCGTGTTAACAGGACAAAGTCCTCCTACCGTGCAAAAGCTCTACGTGAAGTTTGGGATTGACATTGCAGAGAagcttgttattttatttcttttcttttctttttctgggaaATGATATTGTTAGATTTCAAGTTGAGTGGAGatctgaagaaattgtatgatgTATAATTATTGTTGTTACATTCAAATTATGGAAAGCTTGGTATTGGATAAACAGGGGCGTAAACGTAAATAatcctctcattttctttctgaaCTGTTTCTTTAACTATTATCTTAATTCATTtaattcatttcatttcaaaagcgtaaatattttaattaatttcataaattactcaatgtaataattaattatttttaattattttgtggaatttttttaaaaaatttagtacaaattagtttgtttagttttatatttgtaattaagtaatattttaaccttatttaattactttaattagtaattagtttttagttattatttctttagtgaataatGTAATGATCCAaacataaaattcatatttaattagtaatttattatatggaaagacaattttacccttCGAATAAGTTATTaacgaaaagttgactttttgaccgaaaaggaatttgacaatttcacatacacccgttgcgtagagcacgacgacacgagttcatagacacgaagtggactcaaatcggagttttaacgaagaaaatacgattaaaatatcacgataggcaaaatggtaattaagaaaaaatcagattttttttttataaaacctcatctctctctctctctctctctctctctctctctctctctctctcgtcgcAAACCACCCCCCCGACAGCTAGTTTTTGTTCGATCATCGTCGTCGCCACAGAGCACCACCGGCGACGAGACCGGTCTCGTTTGAACCGCCGCCACTACTCTTCCCCTTCCGACCACTTTTCGCCCGTGGAACCGCCGGCGCTAGCCGGAAATAGCAGAAAACCAATCGATTTTGTCAAAACTTCAAACCgctcgttctccttcaatttttctccaaatttgtccagtaaggtatggatttctacctattttccgtgatctagctgatggttgggtaggtttgcattGATTTTCACCGTAGCTAgctcaattttcaaattggaattcgGCCGATTTTTGGCCTCTGTGTTCGGCCACTTTCGGTCATTTTTTAGGGTAGGTCCAAGCACAAAAGTGGtttcaaatatggtgttatacctagggaaggagtttggagccgtggttttgagattttccaggAATGCGTTattgctttggacacccatcgctgccggTGCGTGCGGCTGCGCGTGGGCCAGGGTGATGCAGTGGCACTGTGTCTTGACacgatccttaggttgtcacgagcgcataggaattcgcggatctcaatttggataccgtttgagcctcgaacggattttccatattgtgcgattatcgggttcaatactgtggagccgttggatcgtaaccagttttagatatgttactctagacaaTTTCAGAAATGTGTAGGcttcgacggatcgtgaatcggagtttCGGATACttcgaaatcgcgaaccctagggccagggtttagaaattatgcgattacacgatCGTGATTAATCCGACCATCCgattgacaccaataccctcgggacatgtgtcctagatgtattggaccttctagcagCATCCGGATcttattgtgaggtcatggacccatGGGGTCCCGGATTGACTTTtagactttagcgctttttgagtcccaagataccgctaaactatcccacgttgaaggaaagcttttatgggcatagggatcactttaaattgatgcacgtacttttaggagccgggggtaaggtttttactttaatactatattgtattaatagaatattatggtcattgaatcaggtaCCCGTGCatcagttgacccgcaggagggaccttcaagaggtccagcgagctcagactatcagtgagtgaactttttgttttaataaatgaatttaagcagttcagtttcagttataagctgttttatgctattaaatattttatgttgcatgctgccgagtgaaatttcctttaaagaatataggaaaagatattcttgttaattatcagataaatggcagcagaattttaaaggttacagaaagttaatgatttaacagttttgcttcagaaactttatattttcttaaaccaccttgtacccagatattaaatgttgccttcagattatatttgttgcattcgaattatatttgttgccttcggtttagtcagcatgcttgacagttgccccacgagttccttggtattcgaactcgtgtggagcgagtaatgcggataaaggtagactacggtcccctgaatcctgttAGTTGTGGCTCGGACTAACTTCGTGTCattgagacctgcgagtatgtgtcacccatggtaatgcaaggaattgacggatataaggatttgacggaaataTGGGTACACCTAGATGAtagttttcaacttttttcaaatgtatagttatatacatgcatcgatttcagaaataaagaaaataagctagtttgtataactgtttttacagtagggttagtatgttcatatgttattttctaaactttgtttttgggtccactcaccttttttgttgttttgcgccccc
This window encodes:
- the LOC18790360 gene encoding uncharacterized protein LOC18790360 gives rise to the protein MARALKYTFSDYARNAVSREALLEPTKLQREMEKNGKSQRKKERREIRGQGRKEKDESIPGYVTLHNVKSLDDKKCFQQKKGKKGEAKGWCPQKIEHEVDQLERSDITNEHGLPTCIENNSYLSDGTQSSKKSKNNSYLSDGTQSSKKSKPLIVRIKLLKHSEPNASLACSPSGRVDLLPPERTEVVLAPSQPSAETNVELRQVSSKPDQDLPCSTSKGVETIGQKRSASAAFEDQIQSEDSLYASLIENWIPPPIQFADVGDGDEEWLFGTKHQNRCGSKRFKAANNEVSSCTRSTLWPQAQWLLEAGVYALPFTVPF